Proteins found in one Pyrus communis chromosome 15, drPyrComm1.1, whole genome shotgun sequence genomic segment:
- the LOC137717061 gene encoding uncharacterized protein: MPPRGEPRRSAEPSFPDIAQLGEAIATAIQSAIRPPQRTSLETMYNLKLDKFEGNEGYEGAERWLEHIEKTFRVLHSQGNLPVEKWVETTSWFLGKESASWWEQELRRLTPAEKTDWDVFRELFKRRFMPPKYIDRKKQEFTELRQGKLTANEYYWRFTDLSRYHLDVAGNPAEMLRRFRLGTKKKWRSMATTTHCDTYQEFYEILLRIEDSENMPSESEEEEKDGNQKKDDKGKGQASLGPRKTQNFKRGGTSSSSFSGGFSATGQGRGGRFASRGRAPVCRRCNNRHFGKCRHGSSGCFTCGQMGHRAANCPQSQQQKPQQTFLPPPVPIQQIQSPGSYGQTGRGGAYYYQGDAVPYAPGQYQYPQDPYSQGGYPPYFGGYTSYPPAPAGGSQWFQGGQIQHGEIATSSARSSRQSSQPSQGHGIQSRGGQTSRGRGGRQQTQGCIHNISLQDAQNNPDLIMAKRLLSKGCQGYLAYVVLDEAAPSRVEDVRVVRHFPDVFPEELPGLPPDRDMKFTIELLLGTNPISLTPYRMAPAEQMNRVTIKNRYPLPRIDDLFDQLRGACVFSKIDLRSGYYQLKISRDDIPKTAFQTCYGHYEFLVMPFGLTNAPAAFMDLMNRMFQPYLDRFVIVFIDDILVYSKSKVEHVRHLTLVLKRLREHQLYAKFSKCQFWLDQVAFLGHIILAQGILVDPQKVAAVEKWEQPQTVTEVKSFLGLAGVFSS, encoded by the exons atgccgcctcgtggggaaccacgtcgctctgctgagcctagtttTCCCGATATTGCTCAGCTGGGGGAAGCTATTGCTACAGCTATTCAGTCGGCgatccgccctccccagaggacttctctggagactatgtataatttgaagttggataagtttgaaGGCAACGAGGGTTATGAGGGTGCAGAGCGATGGTTAGAGCATattgagaagacttttcgtgtTTTGCATAGTCAGGGGAATCTCCCAGTTGAGAAGTGGGTTGAGACGACATcgtggtttttgggtaaggagTCTGCgtcctggtgggagcaggaactTCGTCGTTTGACTCCAGCTGAGAAGACGGATTGGGATGTTTTCCGAGAGTTGTTCAAGAGAAGGTTCATGCCTCCTAAGTATATTGATCGAAAGaagcaggaattcactgagttgaggCAGGGGAAGTTgacagcgaatgagtactactggaggttcactgatttgtctcgctaTCATCTAGATGTTGCTGGTAATCcagcggagatgcttcgtcgtttccgtttaggcactaagaagaagtggcgttcgatggcgaccactacccACTGTGATACTTaccaggagttttatgagattctgctgaggattgaggattcagaaaatatgccgagcgagagtgaggaggaagagaaggatGGTAATCAGAAGAAGGATGATAAAGGTAAAGGTCAGGCGTCGCTCGGACCTCGTAAGAcacagaacttcaagaggggtggtaCTAGTTCTAGCTCTTTTAGCGGTGGTTTTAGCGCCACTGGTCagggacgtggaggtaggtttgctAGTAGAGGTAGGGCTCCAGTTTGCCGCAGGTGCAATAATCGGCATTTTGGTAAGTGTAGGCATGGCAGCAGTGGTTGCTTtacttgtgggcagatgggacatcgggctgcaaattgtccccagagtcagcagcagaagccacagcagactttcttgccaccaccGGTACCAATTCAGCAGATTCAAAGTCCGGGTAGTTATGGGCAAAcaggtcgaggtggtgcctacTACTATCAGGGCgatgctgttccttatgccccAGGACAatatcagtatccccaggacCCATATTCCCAGGGCGGTTATCCTCCGTATTTCGGCGGCTATACATcatatcctccagctccagcaGGCGGTTCTCAGTGGTTTCAGGGAGGACAAATTCAGCATGGGGAGATTGCTACGAGTAGTGCGAGGTCTTCGAGGCAGTCtagtcagcccagtcaggggcatGGCATTCAGAGTCGTGGCGGCCAGACGAGCAGAGGTCGAGGTGGACGACAGCAAACCCAGGGGTGTATtcataatatttctctgcaggatgctcagaacaatccagatttgatcatgg cgaaaAGGTTGTTGTCTAAGGGTTGCCAGGGGTACTTGGCTTATGTGGTGTTGGATGAAGCTGCTCCTAGTAGAGTAGAGGATGTGAGGGTAGTCAGACACTTTCCCGATGTTTTCCCTGAGGAATTACCTGGTTTACCACCAGACCGAGACATGaagttcactattgagttgcttctaggtactaatcctatttccttgactccttatcgtatggctcccgctga gcaaatgaatcgggtgacgattaaaaaccgttatccgttaCCGCGTATTGATGACTTGTtcgatcagcttcgaggtgcttgtgtattctccaagattgacttgaggtctggatattatcagctgaagattagtagggatgacattcctaagacggcgttccaGACttgttatggtcattacgagtttctggttatgccgtttgggttgacgaatgcaccagctgcttttatggatttgatgaaccggatgttccagccatatttggataggtttgttattgtttttatcgacgacattctggtgtattctaaatcGAAGgtggagcatgttcgacatcttactttggtgttgaaaaggttgagggaacaccaattgtatgctaagtttagcaagtgccagttttggttagaccaagttgcgtttttggggcacatcattttagctcagggtattttggtggatcctcaGAAGGTCGCAGCTGTGGAGAAATGGGAGCAACCGCAAACTGTCACAGAGGTGaagagtttccttggtttagcagg agttttcagcagttga